The Brachyspira aalborgi genome has a segment encoding these proteins:
- the dut gene encoding dUTP diphosphatase codes for MLKIKVINKSKNPLPKYQTAGASGLDLHANVEEPIILKKNDIVLVPTGLYIEIPEGYEAQVRSRSSLALKHGIFCLNSPATIDSDYRGEIKIILASLSEEPFTINFRDRIAQIVFAKVEKAEFEEVESLSQSIRGEGGFGSTNK; via the coding sequence ATGTTAAAAATTAAAGTAATTAATAAATCGAAAAATCCTTTGCCTAAATATCAAACTGCTGGCGCATCGGGATTGGATTTGCATGCTAATGTCGAAGAGCCTATAATTTTGAAAAAAAACGATATAGTTTTAGTGCCAACGGGATTATATATAGAAATTCCCGAAGGATACGAGGCGCAAGTGAGGAGCAGAAGTTCTTTAGCTTTAAAACATGGAATATTTTGTTTAAACTCTCCCGCTACAATAGACAGCGATTATAGAGGAGAGATAAAAATTATTTTGGCTTCTTTAAGCGAAGAGCCTTTTACTATTAATTTTAGAGATAGAATCGCCCAAATTGTTTTTGCAAAAGTGGAAAAAGCGGAATTTGAAGAGGTTGAAAGTTTATCTCAATCGATTAGAGGCGAAGGCGGTTTTGGAAGCACGAATAAATAA
- a CDS encoding RluA family pseudouridine synthase translates to MNTVNIIYEDKYFIAIYKESGIEVDDNLIKLIKKENQKIENLYLVHRIDKFTSGIVLLAREENTKKYFEDAFKNRNINKIYHAIVEGIIKNNRGTIDISIGKDKKNPNKRIPLKVKEGGENAITNYKVLKRLKGHTLLELNPITGRTHQIRVHLSYIGHSIIGDKIYSKNAKIYKMKGFALISKEIHFIHPITKKNIDIIVNYNNEFLSRLKLLDNAKN, encoded by the coding sequence ATGAATACTGTTAATATTATTTATGAAGACAAATATTTTATAGCCATATATAAAGAATCGGGAATTGAAGTAGACGATAATTTAATCAAATTAATTAAAAAAGAAAATCAAAAAATAGAAAATCTTTATTTGGTTCATAGAATAGATAAATTTACTTCGGGAATAGTTTTACTTGCGAGAGAAGAGAATACAAAAAAATATTTTGAAGACGCTTTTAAAAACAGAAATATAAATAAAATATATCATGCGATAGTCGAAGGAATTATAAAAAATAATAGAGGAACTATAGATATTTCTATTGGCAAAGATAAGAAAAATCCTAATAAAAGAATTCCTTTGAAAGTAAAAGAGGGCGGAGAGAATGCGATAACAAATTATAAAGTATTGAAAAGATTAAAAGGACATACTCTTTTAGAATTAAATCCTATTACGGGCAGAACGCATCAAATTAGAGTTCATTTGTCATATATCGGGCATTCTATTATTGGAGATAAAATATATTCTAAAAACGCTAAAATATATAAAATGAAAGGTTTCGCTCTTATTTCAAAAGAAATTCATTTTATTCATCCGATTACAAAAAAGAATATTGATATAATCGTAAATTATAATAATGAATTTTTAAGCAGATTAAAATTATTAGATAATGCAAAAAACTAA
- the uvrA gene encoding excinuclease ABC subunit UvrA, protein MNDSIEIRGAKEHNLKNISLSIPHKTLTTLTGVSGSGKSSLAFDTIFKEGQRRYLESLSAYARQFLGVMAKADVEHIEGLSPTISIDQKSVNKNPRSTVGTVTEIYDFFRLLFARLGTPYCSKCGHKISKQSEDQIAQTILRDFKDKRILILAPIVRDRKGEYRKEIEEVKNAGYQRIRIDNIVYKFEDDIIPELKRYEKHTLEIVIDRIKAEDKYLSRITDDIERAIRITKGLVAFYEEHEIIEEENSTEEKTKRKKTKISKQSEIDKYYRLYTTERSCANCGHSIADIEPNLFSFNNPMGACSICGGLGVEHIFTEKHIIRDENLNIYEGALSCFVDNHIGFDMEYGFEELEIIAKIYNINLKNAWKDLSKNEKKYLLYGSDKEVKWKKRFWYHSKIVEEKIPGILTRLKYDYETYKISYYANFMDEVECPKCKGKRINEDALAVKFDGKTIADFSSMTIEDLFNYFSKLKLKPNEEIIGKPIIKEIIYRLTFLVKVGLTYLTIERASPTLSGGESQRIRLASQIGSGLEGVLYVLDEPSIGLHQSDNKKLIESLKTLRDKNNTVIVVEHDKETMEESDYLIDIGLDAGVSGGNIVGIGNFNEFIKSEKSYTAKYLRGEDDIPIPKTRREGNGKFLKIIGASQFNLKNIDVKIPLGLFLVVSGLSGSGKSTLIDNILMRALHNHFYGKTFNVGKHKKIEGFENIDKVIEVDQSPIGRTPRSNPATYTKVLSPIRDLFAATKLSKMRGYDKGRFSFNVKTGRCPTCEGAGLIELEMQFLSNVLVPCEECAGKRFNAETLDIKYKNKNIYEVLELTVSEAIEFFDGITSITRILKIMEDIGLGYIKLGQPSTTLSGGEAQRIKLASELHKISTGNTLYILDEPTTGLHFEDIKKLLKALDKLVEKGNTVIVVEHNLDVIKCADYIIDMGPLSGDKGGRIVAEGKPEEIIKVKESLTGKELKAVLKQKTKIKDNSKKILKSKNDIEESYLIIKGANKHNLKNISLTLPKNKINVITGVSGSGKTSLAFETIFKEGQRRFVESLSTYARRFLGRFEDAKVDKIEGLAPAIAIDQKNVSRNPRSTVATVTEIYDYFRLIFARVSTPHCPYCADKDNLKAESPSMLATEISQTMENYKLMIISPIYHSSLNHRFAFNSSDNISIADIIKKIRDAGYIRIQINSSDYIIDDITEEKIKELSKEEIYSIGIVIDRIVAGKDKRARISDAIEKAMDLSGGIVHIKANYGIMIRESFHTKFPACLLHGILFNFEITPRHFSFNSHWGYCPECKGLGSKPAFSIDLAIKDKTKPLLNGALDNMLHNMFSTHGKYYTDSLFRMLKRNGIGKKELEEIPFNQLDKEIINIFFFGGESAVGNVIEYWHLNNDITSEDYSEWKDKSLSKFFIDEICPKCNGERLNEIVRAYTIDKKNISQVASMTVESASQFFNKLPLILSERENIISKEAIKEIKTRLNFLDKVGLNYLSLDRRYSTLSGGEAQRIRLASQLGSKLTGVLYVLDEPTVGLHPKDTGHLLETLKELRDLKNTLVIVEHDRDTMKSADNIIDMGPYAGAFGGEVIFEGKFNDIIKNKKSLTGEYLSGIKKVFDKNIVRKENTEMIKLKNVSTNNLKNIDIEIPLKKIVVVTGVSGSGKSSLIIDTLYPALKKRKLNQYSKYESAYIPDIISDTILVDQISIVGSIRSTLISYSKVFDKIRNIFAKTQIARAKGFSAGRFSYNGKEGRCNICEGKGIRKIAMHFLSDMEIICEACGGKRYNDETLSVRFKSLNIAEVLELTVDEALKFFDFDKSITKTLSVMSEVGLGYIKLSQRLDTFSGGELQRLKLSTELSKKQYGEHIVYILDEPTTGLHFDDVNKLLIALNKLVDKGHSVIIIEHNPDVIRAADYIIDLGLDGGLNGGEIIAKGTVEEILEMKKGYTWKYI, encoded by the coding sequence ATGAACGATTCTATTGAAATTAGAGGAGCTAAAGAGCATAACCTTAAAAATATATCGCTTTCTATTCCTCATAAAACTTTAACTACTTTAACGGGAGTTTCGGGAAGCGGAAAATCGTCTCTTGCTTTCGATACAATATTTAAAGAAGGACAGAGAAGATATTTAGAATCTTTATCCGCTTATGCAAGGCAATTTTTGGGAGTAATGGCAAAAGCCGATGTGGAGCATATAGAAGGATTATCGCCGACAATATCGATAGACCAAAAGAGCGTAAATAAAAATCCTCGCTCAACCGTTGGCACGGTAACTGAAATATACGATTTTTTTAGATTATTATTTGCAAGATTAGGAACGCCTTATTGTTCAAAATGCGGACATAAAATTTCAAAACAGAGCGAGGACCAAATAGCGCAAACTATTTTAAGAGATTTTAAAGATAAAAGAATTTTAATTTTAGCGCCGATAGTTAGAGATAGAAAGGGAGAATATAGAAAAGAAATAGAAGAAGTAAAAAATGCGGGCTATCAAAGAATAAGAATAGACAATATCGTTTATAAATTTGAAGACGATATAATTCCCGAACTCAAAAGATACGAAAAACATACTTTAGAAATAGTTATAGATAGAATTAAAGCGGAAGATAAATATTTATCGCGCATAACGGACGATATTGAAAGAGCTATAAGAATAACTAAAGGTTTAGTGGCGTTTTACGAAGAGCATGAAATTATTGAAGAAGAAAATTCAACCGAAGAAAAAACTAAAAGAAAAAAAACTAAAATAAGCAAACAATCGGAAATAGACAAATATTATAGATTATATACAACCGAGCGTTCTTGCGCAAACTGCGGGCATTCAATAGCCGACATAGAGCCAAATTTATTTTCGTTTAATAATCCTATGGGCGCTTGTTCTATATGCGGCGGTTTAGGAGTAGAACATATATTTACGGAAAAACATATAATAAGAGATGAAAATTTGAATATTTACGAAGGCGCTTTAAGTTGCTTTGTTGACAATCATATCGGTTTTGATATGGAATACGGTTTTGAAGAATTGGAGATAATAGCGAAAATTTACAATATAAACTTAAAAAATGCTTGGAAGGATTTGAGCAAAAATGAAAAAAAATATTTATTATACGGAAGCGATAAAGAGGTTAAATGGAAAAAAAGATTTTGGTATCATAGTAAAATAGTCGAAGAGAAAATTCCTGGAATTCTTACAAGATTAAAATACGATTACGAAACTTATAAAATATCTTATTATGCAAATTTTATGGATGAAGTTGAATGTCCGAAATGCAAAGGAAAGAGAATAAACGAAGACGCTTTAGCCGTTAAATTTGACGGAAAAACTATAGCCGATTTTTCTTCTATGACTATTGAAGATTTATTTAATTATTTTTCAAAATTAAAATTAAAACCAAACGAAGAGATTATAGGAAAACCGATTATAAAAGAAATTATTTATAGATTAACTTTTTTAGTTAAAGTCGGACTTACTTATTTGACGATTGAAAGAGCCTCCCCTACCCTTTCGGGCGGCGAATCTCAAAGAATAAGATTAGCCTCTCAAATTGGAAGCGGACTCGAAGGCGTTTTATATGTATTGGACGAGCCTTCTATTGGACTTCATCAATCGGATAATAAAAAACTTATAGAATCGTTAAAAACTTTAAGAGATAAAAATAATACGGTTATAGTAGTAGAACATGATAAAGAAACTATGGAAGAATCGGATTATTTAATCGATATAGGATTAGACGCGGGAGTTTCGGGCGGCAATATAGTTGGAATTGGAAATTTTAACGAGTTTATAAAATCTGAAAAATCTTATACGGCAAAATATTTACGAGGCGAAGACGATATTCCAATTCCAAAAACGAGACGGGAAGGAAACGGAAAATTTTTAAAAATAATCGGAGCTTCGCAATTTAACTTAAAAAATATAGATGTTAAAATTCCTTTAGGTTTATTTTTAGTAGTAAGCGGATTATCAGGAAGCGGAAAATCTACTTTGATTGATAATATATTAATGAGAGCTTTGCATAATCATTTTTATGGAAAAACTTTTAATGTAGGAAAGCATAAAAAAATTGAAGGTTTTGAAAATATAGATAAAGTTATAGAAGTTGACCAATCGCCAATCGGAAGAACGCCAAGAAGCAATCCCGCTACTTATACTAAAGTTTTATCGCCTATAAGAGATTTATTCGCGGCTACTAAACTTTCAAAAATGCGAGGATACGATAAAGGCAGATTTTCATTTAATGTAAAAACAGGAAGATGTCCGACTTGCGAAGGAGCGGGTTTAATAGAATTAGAGATGCAATTTCTTTCAAATGTTCTTGTGCCTTGCGAAGAATGCGCGGGAAAAAGATTTAACGCCGAAACTTTGGATATTAAATATAAGAATAAAAATATTTACGAAGTTTTGGAGTTAACCGTATCGGAAGCGATAGAATTTTTTGACGGAATAACTTCAATAACAAGAATATTAAAAATAATGGAAGATATAGGATTAGGTTATATAAAATTAGGACAACCTTCCACAACTCTATCGGGAGGCGAAGCTCAAAGAATAAAATTAGCGAGCGAACTTCATAAAATATCTACGGGAAACACTTTATATATTTTAGACGAGCCGACTACGGGGCTTCATTTTGAAGATATAAAAAAATTACTCAAAGCGCTTGATAAATTGGTTGAAAAAGGAAATACGGTTATAGTTGTAGAGCATAATTTGGATGTTATAAAATGCGCCGATTATATAATCGATATGGGACCTTTAAGCGGAGATAAAGGCGGAAGAATAGTAGCCGAAGGAAAGCCCGAAGAAATAATAAAAGTTAAAGAATCATTAACGGGAAAAGAATTAAAAGCTGTATTAAAACAAAAAACCAAAATAAAAGATAATTCTAAAAAAATATTAAAATCTAAAAATGATATTGAAGAAAGTTATCTTATAATAAAAGGAGCGAATAAACATAATTTAAAAAATATAAGTTTAACTTTGCCTAAAAATAAAATAAATGTGATAACGGGAGTTTCGGGAAGCGGAAAAACTTCTTTAGCTTTTGAAACTATATTTAAAGAAGGACAGAGAAGATTTGTAGAATCGCTTTCAACCTATGCAAGAAGATTTTTAGGAAGATTTGAAGATGCAAAAGTCGATAAAATAGAAGGATTAGCTCCAGCAATAGCTATAGACCAAAAAAATGTTAGCAGAAATCCTCGCTCTACAGTCGCTACGGTTACAGAAATATACGATTATTTTAGATTAATATTTGCAAGAGTTTCGACTCCGCATTGTCCATATTGCGCAGACAAAGATAACTTAAAAGCGGAAAGCCCTTCAATGCTTGCAACCGAAATATCTCAAACTATGGAAAATTATAAATTAATGATTATCTCTCCGATTTATCATAGTTCTCTTAATCATAGATTTGCTTTTAATTCAAGCGATAATATTTCTATAGCCGATATAATAAAAAAAATAAGAGACGCGGGATATATCAGAATACAAATAAACTCTTCCGATTATATTATTGACGATATTACCGAAGAGAAAATAAAAGAATTATCAAAAGAAGAAATTTATTCTATTGGAATAGTTATAGACAGAATAGTCGCGGGAAAAGATAAAAGAGCGAGAATTTCGGATGCGATTGAAAAAGCTATGGATTTATCGGGAGGGATTGTTCATATAAAAGCAAATTACGGAATAATGATAAGAGAGAGTTTTCACACAAAATTTCCAGCTTGTTTGCTTCATGGAATATTATTTAATTTTGAAATAACGCCAAGACATTTTTCTTTTAATTCGCATTGGGGTTATTGCCCAGAATGTAAAGGATTAGGAAGTAAGCCAGCTTTCAGTATCGATTTGGCTATTAAAGATAAAACTAAACCTTTATTAAACGGAGCTTTGGACAATATGCTTCATAATATGTTTTCAACGCATGGAAAATATTATACCGATTCTTTATTTAGAATGCTTAAAAGAAACGGAATCGGAAAAAAAGAATTGGAAGAAATTCCTTTTAATCAACTTGACAAAGAGATTATAAATATTTTCTTTTTTGGAGGAGAAAGCGCCGTAGGAAATGTTATAGAATATTGGCATTTGAATAACGATATTACAAGCGAAGATTATTCAGAGTGGAAAGATAAATCTCTATCTAAATTTTTTATAGATGAAATTTGTCCCAAATGTAATGGAGAGCGATTAAACGAAATAGTAAGAGCCTATACGATAGACAAAAAAAATATAAGTCAAGTCGCTTCAATGACTGTTGAAAGCGCGTCTCAATTTTTTAATAAACTTCCGTTAATTTTAAGCGAGAGAGAAAATATTATTTCAAAAGAAGCTATAAAAGAAATTAAAACAAGATTAAATTTTTTAGATAAAGTCGGACTTAATTATTTGTCTTTAGATAGAAGATATTCTACTCTATCGGGAGGCGAAGCTCAAAGAATAAGACTTGCAAGTCAGCTTGGCTCAAAACTCACGGGCGTTTTATATGTATTGGACGAGCCAACCGTAGGACTTCATCCTAAAGATACGGGGCATTTGCTTGAAACATTAAAAGAATTGAGAGATTTAAAAAATACTTTAGTTATAGTAGAACATGACAGAGATACAATGAAATCAGCCGACAATATAATCGATATGGGACCTTATGCGGGAGCTTTTGGAGGTGAGGTTATTTTTGAAGGAAAATTTAACGATATTATAAAAAATAAAAAATCTTTAACGGGAGAATATTTAAGCGGAATAAAAAAAGTATTTGATAAAAACATTGTAAGAAAAGAAAATACGGAGATGATAAAATTAAAAAATGTTTCTACAAATAATTTAAAAAATATAGATATTGAAATTCCTTTAAAAAAAATAGTCGTTGTTACGGGAGTTTCGGGAAGCGGAAAATCGTCTCTTATAATCGACACGCTCTATCCCGCGCTTAAAAAAAGAAAATTAAATCAATATTCAAAATACGAAAGTGCGTATATTCCCGATATAATTTCAGACACTATTTTAGTAGACCAAATTTCAATAGTAGGTTCGATTAGAAGCACTTTAATAAGCTATAGTAAAGTATTCGATAAAATAAGAAATATATTCGCCAAAACTCAAATAGCAAGAGCTAAAGGATTTTCTGCGGGAAGATTTTCTTATAACGGAAAAGAAGGAAGATGTAATATTTGCGAAGGAAAAGGAATAAGAAAAATTGCAATGCATTTTTTATCGGATATGGAAATTATATGCGAAGCCTGCGGAGGAAAAAGATATAACGATGAAACTTTATCGGTTAGATTTAAATCTTTGAATATAGCCGAAGTTTTGGAGCTTACCGTTGATGAAGCTTTAAAATTTTTTGACTTTGATAAATCGATTACAAAAACTTTATCGGTTATGAGCGAAGTGGGATTGGGTTATATAAAACTCTCTCAAAGATTAGACACTTTTTCGGGTGGAGAATTACAACGATTAAAACTTTCAACCGAACTTTCAAAAAAACAATACGGAGAACATATAGTTTATATACTTGATGAACCGACTACGGGACTTCATTTTGACGATGTTAATAAACTTTTAATAGCGTTAAATAAACTTGTAGACAAAGGGCATAGCGTTATAATTATAGAACATAATCCCGATGTTATAAGAGCTGCCGATTATATAATAGATTTAGGATTAGACGGCGGATTAAACGGAGGCGAGATAATAGCGAAAGGAACTGTTGAAGAAATTCTTGAAATGAAAAAAGGCTATACTTGGAAATATATTTAA
- a CDS encoding leucine-rich repeat domain-containing protein, whose translation MKNTTIKKETLTDKDFEIIKKWIKDNGIKYLGDYKIVDYKKITKEKLLNLTYFTINYDYIPKEFFKLKNIKKLIIINRETIPEEIYNLKNLEELIIVGSKRGVKIDKLSEGINKLKKLKGVRLAHNNLTEFPKELCDLVNLEYLEFSSDEIDKLPKDISKLRNLKELKLDSSRLKSLPDEIGNLENLEILNINCNKIRILPRNIAKLKKLKELNSYFNNLKELPEELCNLINLRKLDLSGNKLNNLPKDIAKLKKLKELDLRDNKLKSLPEGICDLENLEILDIDRNEIKIFPKNMAKLKNLKELDFSNKDLAEFPKELCNLINLRKLDLSGNKLNNLPKDIEKLKKLKELDLSFNNLTELPEKLYNLKNLKVLNISDNKIKNLSEKISNLNKLKDLDASRNKLKKLPKNINKLKKLNTIYLADNKFKEFPKELCSLINLKEIDLSLNKIKKAPKNITNIKKLEKLDISN comes from the coding sequence ATGAAAAATACGACAATTAAAAAAGAAACTTTGACTGATAAAGATTTTGAAATAATTAAAAAATGGATTAAAGACAACGGTATAAAATATTTAGGAGATTATAAAATAGTAGATTATAAAAAGATTACAAAAGAAAAATTATTAAATCTCACTTATTTTACTATTAATTATGATTATATTCCAAAAGAATTTTTTAAACTTAAAAATATTAAAAAATTAATTATAATAAATAGAGAAACCATTCCCGAAGAAATATATAATTTGAAAAATTTAGAAGAACTTATTATAGTCGGCTCAAAACGGGGAGTTAAAATTGACAAGTTGTCAGAAGGAATAAATAAATTGAAAAAATTAAAAGGAGTTCGTTTAGCCCATAATAACCTTACGGAATTTCCAAAAGAATTATGCGATTTAGTTAATTTAGAATATCTTGAGTTTAGCTCTGATGAGATTGATAAACTGCCAAAAGATATATCTAAATTAAGAAATTTGAAGGAACTTAAATTAGACAGTAGTAGATTAAAAAGTTTACCAGATGAAATAGGCAATTTAGAAAATTTAGAAATACTGAATATAAATTGCAATAAAATAAGAATATTACCCAGAAATATAGCAAAGCTTAAAAAATTGAAAGAACTTAATTCATATTTTAACAATTTAAAAGAGTTGCCAGAAGAATTATGCAATTTAATTAATTTACGAAAACTCGATTTAAGCGGTAATAAATTAAATAATTTACCCAAAGATATAGCTAAATTAAAAAAATTGAAAGAACTTGATTTAAGAGATAATAAATTAAAAAGTTTGCCAGAAGGAATATGCGATTTGGAAAATTTAGAAATATTGGATATAGATAGGAATGAAATAAAAATATTTCCTAAAAATATGGCAAAACTTAAGAACTTAAAAGAGCTTGATTTTTCTAATAAGGATTTAGCGGAATTCCCAAAAGAATTATGCAATTTAATTAATTTACGAAAACTCGATTTAAGCGGTAATAAATTAAATAATTTACCCAAAGATATAGAAAAACTTAAAAAGTTAAAGGAGCTTGATTTATCTTTTAATAATTTAACAGAATTGCCAGAAAAATTATATAATTTAAAAAATTTAAAAGTATTAAATATATCCGATAATAAAATCAAAAATTTAAGTGAGAAAATATCTAATTTAAATAAATTAAAAGATTTGGATGCAAGCCGTAATAAATTAAAGAAATTACCTAAAAATATTAATAAACTTAAAAAATTGAACACAATTTATTTAGCGGATAATAAATTTAAAGAATTCCCAAAAGAATTATGCAGTTTGATTAATTTAAAAGAAATAGATTTAAGTTTAAATAAAATTAAAAAAGCGCCTAAAAACATTACAAATATTAAAAAGCTTGAAAAGTTGGATATTTCTAATTGA
- a CDS encoding MBL fold metallo-hydrolase produces MNISIIRGQNQIGGNIIEICSKNTKIILDTGSELQEKIPKVPDIKGLFQDKPNYDAVLISHYHSDHIGLINNILPNIPIFMGEKCYHIYKTANEYLGNKTVKISNFLQSEKEFDIRDIKVKPILCDHSAFDSYMILLYLENKKVLYTGDFRANGRKSFYSLLNKLEKVDILITEGTTVTRENSKSYSEKSLEKHAIDIIKNNNAPIFALMSSVNIDRIVTFYKVAKNTNRLFLEDVYMSSITSASGNNIPNPKDFENVKVFLTIPTEKNYSILKEYKDKKIGRKEILKRKFIMCVRSSMENYLEKLSKEISFNGGILFYSMWKGYLENDEMKQFINFMKEKEVKIIKLHTSGHADVKTIDALIKKTEPEYIIPIHTENAKWFERYSGSKIIHDYQYNF; encoded by the coding sequence ATGAATATTAGTATTATTAGAGGACAAAATCAAATTGGAGGAAATATCATAGAAATTTGCTCTAAAAATACAAAAATAATTTTAGATACGGGAAGCGAATTGCAAGAAAAAATACCAAAAGTTCCCGATATAAAAGGATTATTCCAAGATAAACCAAATTACGATGCGGTTTTAATTTCGCATTATCATAGCGACCATATAGGACTAATTAATAATATACTTCCAAATATTCCAATTTTTATGGGAGAAAAATGTTATCATATTTATAAAACTGCAAACGAATATTTAGGAAATAAAACGGTTAAAATATCGAATTTTTTGCAATCCGAGAAAGAATTTGATATTAGAGATATAAAAGTAAAACCTATTTTATGCGACCACTCCGCTTTTGATTCTTATATGATTTTATTATATTTAGAAAATAAAAAAGTTCTTTACACGGGAGATTTTAGAGCTAACGGTAGAAAAAGCTTTTACTCATTATTAAATAAACTTGAAAAAGTAGATATACTCATAACCGAAGGCACTACAGTTACGAGAGAAAATTCAAAATCTTATAGTGAAAAAAGTTTAGAAAAACATGCGATTGATATTATAAAAAATAATAACGCTCCAATTTTTGCGTTAATGTCGTCCGTTAATATCGATAGAATTGTCACTTTTTATAAAGTCGCTAAAAATACAAATCGTTTGTTTTTAGAAGATGTTTATATGTCGAGCATAACTTCCGCTTCGGGAAATAATATTCCAAATCCGAAAGATTTTGAAAATGTAAAAGTATTTTTAACCATTCCTACAGAAAAAAATTATTCGATATTAAAAGAATATAAAGATAAAAAGATAGGCAGAAAAGAAATATTAAAAAGAAAATTCATTATGTGCGTTCGCTCGTCTATGGAAAATTATTTAGAAAAACTGTCAAAAGAAATATCTTTTAATGGCGGAATTCTATTTTATTCCATGTGGAAAGGTTATTTAGAAAATGACGAGATGAAACAATTTATAAATTTTATGAAAGAAAAGGAGGTGAAAATAATTAAATTACATACAAGCGGACATGCGGATGTAAAAACGATAGACGCTTTAATTAAAAAAACTGAACCCGAATATATAATTCCCATTCACACAGAAAATGCAAAATGGTTTGAAAGATATTCAGGTAGCAAAATTATTCATGATTATCAATATAATTTTTGA
- a CDS encoding GntP family permease, translated as MIGYFTIIILVISIASLMILTMKFQVNPFIAMILVAIFLAFTLYIPPNRETDSITEVSALIGKGFGYALANVGIIIVLGSIIGNILEMSGAALKMGEVIIKIVGKYHPAIAMNILGFIVSIPVFCDSGYLILTPLRKVVAKKTGASPVALSIALSTGLYTSHALIPPTPGPAAMVNLFNLQEDILAVIIIGLIVAIPTSLIGALYGIFISKYIQKPNYVDKSPTYETLISDIGELPPAYKSFAPIFIPIILMAMGTIVRFMPTKFDESVLENIFIFLGEPSMALFIGFLVSLSLTHKFNKEEIHLWIGDGIASSGRILAIVGASGAFAEVLKSTDLVNSIPQLNNLISSPSLGLVFLFAISSLLKIILGSSTIAVITVSTLFAPYLNILGYTTIISKVLVLMAIGAGSMVVSHANDSYFWIVVELSGLKIKDAYKARTLATLVQGLTALIIIMVISFLFR; from the coding sequence ATGATAGGTTATTTCACTATAATTATACTCGTCATATCCATAGCCTCTCTTATGATTTTAACTATGAAATTTCAAGTTAATCCTTTTATAGCTATGATTTTAGTCGCGATATTTTTAGCTTTTACTTTATATATACCGCCAAATAGAGAAACGGATTCTATTACCGAAGTGTCGGCATTAATAGGAAAAGGTTTTGGATACGCTTTAGCAAATGTCGGAATAATTATAGTTTTGGGAAGCATTATAGGAAATATACTCGAAATGTCAGGCGCAGCATTAAAAATGGGCGAAGTTATAATAAAAATAGTCGGCAAATATCATCCCGCTATTGCAATGAATATACTTGGTTTTATAGTTTCAATTCCCGTTTTCTGCGATTCTGGTTATTTAATTTTAACTCCTTTAAGAAAGGTTGTGGCGAAAAAAACGGGCGCTTCTCCCGTAGCTTTATCAATAGCTTTATCGACAGGGCTTTATACTTCGCATGCTTTAATTCCGCCAACTCCAGGACCCGCCGCTATGGTTAATTTATTTAATTTGCAAGAAGATATATTAGCGGTAATTATAATCGGTTTAATAGTGGCAATTCCAACTTCTTTAATTGGCGCTTTATACGGAATATTTATTTCAAAATATATACAAAAGCCAAATTATGTTGATAAATCGCCGACTTACGAAACTTTAATAAGCGATATCGGCGAACTTCCGCCCGCTTATAAATCTTTCGCTCCGATTTTTATTCCTATAATATTAATGGCAATGGGAACTATAGTTAGATTTATGCCTACAAAATTTGACGAAAGCGTTTTAGAAAATATATTTATATTTTTAGGCGAACCTTCAATGGCTTTGTTTATCGGCTTTTTAGTTTCTCTTTCTCTTACGCATAAATTTAATAAAGAAGAAATTCATTTATGGATTGGCGATGGAATAGCAAGCTCGGGAAGAATATTGGCTATTGTAGGCGCTAGCGGAGCATTTGCAGAAGTATTAAAATCTACCGATTTAGTAAATTCTATACCTCAATTAAATAATTTAATTTCTTCGCCAAGTTTAGGGCTTGTATTTCTTTTTGCAATATCGTCTTTGCTTAAAATAATTTTAGGTTCTTCGACTATAGCGGTTATAACGGTTTCCACTTTATTCGCTCCGTATTTAAATATTTTAGGATATACGACAATAATATCTAAAGTATTGGTTTTAATGGCAATCGGCGCTGGTTCTATGGTTGTATCGCATGCAAATGATAGTTATTTTTGGATAGTCGTGGAATTATCGGGCTTAAAAATAAAAGACGCTTATAAGGCGAGAACGCTTGCAACTTTAGTTCAAGGACTAACGGCTTTAATTATTATTATGGTAATTTCATTTTTATTTAGATAA